CATCCTTCTGGTGAAGAACAAAGTAAACTTCACTGAATATCAGCAAGAGCTCTTTGTCTCTTCCGGGATGGCGGCGTTTGATAAGATGCTTCAGACCTACAACGGAAATCCTGCACAGATTCAAAACGACTTGAACATGGGTTTGCGAATCAACTTGGGTAATATTGAAGCCCTTGAAGCCCTTCTTAAGAATAACGTGATCTCTGCAGTATCAGATCTTAAGCAGGTTGAAAACGGGCAGCCAGACGGTGTTTTCAGTCGCTATGGACGGATTTTACAGGACATGGTGGATGATAAAGAAGTCTCGCCAATGCACAATCTTTTCTCTGTGGTCCCGAAGTCCTTGTATTACTGGTTTAAGAACTCAGATCGTTATGCAGCACTCGGAACAGCGGCGGGTCCTCAGAGTGAGTTCAATGATGCTCGGTATGTGCGCTCGCAAATGTGTATCCAAGGATTGGCTTTCGTAAATCAGACAGGGCTGCAAAACCTTTGTCAGGATGCGGTTTTGAAAAGTCCAATCCCTGGTGCTGATGTAGAGAAATACAACGTCTCATACAGCAAGGAACTCGATCGCAATTTGAACACTCCGGACGTCAGCAAACAAATGCAGGTTTCTTTGAACCGCTCGAGTCGGATCTGTGCTTTCCGCGACTTCAATCGCAGAAACATGGTGCTATTCATGACTTTGGGTAAAACGAAGTAAAAAAAAGCGGTGGTGGAAGAACCCGCCAAAGTACAAAAAATAAAGGAGAGATGTTATGAAAAAAGCAGGAATCATTTTATCGATGGTGTTGGTGGCGAGCTCAGCTTTTGCAAAATCTGGAAATGTCGACAGATCCAATCTTTGTATAGATAAAGCAACGGAAGTTGCTCAGTCAATTGCCGATAAAAAATTTGGAAGTGAGATTGTCGATACGAGTTTGGCCGGTGGTCTTGAGAATATCCTGGTCGATATGTATCAGTATATTTCTTCAGACAATCAGGGAAACCGCGTTTCTATTCTTATAAAAATCGAAGGAAATACTTGCGCAGTTAAGGCCATTGATCTTGGTAACGAGTAGAGTTACTTAAAATGATAGTATCATTTGATACTATCATAGGTCGAGATGGCCTTGGCCTCCTGCGGATTCGGCGAAGACAAATAATTTAGATCGAACTTCTGTTGTAATTTGAGGTCTTCGCGCGTCCATGGAAAAGCGGCCACAAGCCAGTGCCAGACGAATCTGCATATTTTAATTGTTCTTTGACAGCAATTTCACCAGAATAGTCTTCATGAGAACTGTAGCAAATATTATGACAGCGAATCCAAAGATGATCGGCTCTGGCGATACTCTGACAGATGTTCTTCGTTTATTCCTGGAAAACGGAATCACCTCAAGCCCAGTCATCAATCCACTGGGTGAAATCTTGGGGATGCTCTCTGAGCTTACTTTGCTTAAAGCTTATATGCTTCATAAAACAAAATTTCTTAAGAGCGATAAAGTGGGACATCACATTGATCTATTGGAGCCCGTTTCTTTTGTTAAAGTAAGCGCGACCCTTGCGGAAGTTTTAAAGGATATGATCGCCACACCAACCCATCGCCTTCTGGTTAAAGATGATAAAGAAAAGATTGTCGGAATCATCAGTCCAAAGGACTTGATGAGGGCGATGTTAGGAGAGGCGAACCCCAATCAAAACATTAGGCAAAAGTTGCTAGAGACGCAGGCAGCTCTGGCGCAAAGTTCAAAAAAGATTGAAACCATTGAAAGAAGGTTGGAAGTTTATCAAAAGGCCTTCCAGGAAACTCCGTACATGATGCATGCGGTGAATGCTGACGGAAAGATATTAATGGCTAATCGTTGTGAACACGAGCTGCTCGGATACGAAGACGGTGAGCTCATTGGCAAGTCCATTTATGACATCTATCCTGAATCGGTTCACAGTGAGGCCGAGCGAGGGTTGAAAACAGTTATCGAGCAAGGCTTTCACCACATCACTTATACAACTCTGGTGAAAAAAGATGGCGGACGAATTCGCTGCGACATTGCGAGCTCTTCGTTGCTTGACGAAGGTGGAAAATTTCTTTCTACAATCACGGTTCTGCGTGCGATCGATTCAGAAGCTCTTTTACGAAGTCTTCACGGAATCGTCGATGACATTAATGGGCCCCTTGCCAAATATATTTCAATTTCTGAGCACGATAAAAAGGCAAAACCATCCAAAGTATGAGTGGGAAGTTGAAACTCGTCAAAATAGCGTATACCATGTTCGTTGGGTCTAATATTTAAGTGCTGATTGTCAGAAAGTAAGTTCATGAAAAAGAGTGTGTTGGTTTTATTCCTTTCCGTGCTGTCGATTGTGGGTTGTTCCGGAATTAAGGTCATTAATCCTAATGAAGAAAACAATGCAGGAACCTTGGCAGTTGATGCGAGCGGTGGGCAGCTTAAATTGGTAGCGACCTACACTTGCAAACTAGATTCAATGGGCAATCGCTTTTCGGCCGTCGGAAAAACTGAAGATGAAGCCCGCAAAGAGGTCGTCGCCAGATGCCACGACAGAACACTTTTTTCAGTATGCGAATCTGATAAAGTGAAATGCGTGAAAAACTAAATTTAGAATCTATTTACATCAAGCACGCCAAGATCCACGAATGGTTTTTTGTTCTCCATGAGATCTGCCACAAGCAAGCCTGTCCCTGCGCCACTCTGAAGACCCAGCATTTGATGACCTACAGCCAGCATGAGATTTGGAATGTCTTTGTGATATCCAATCAATGGAACGCCGTCAGGAGTGCAAGGTCTTAAACCAGCCCACAGTTCCTGCACTTCCAGCGTGTCGGGCAGGCGTAGGAATTCCCGGGCTCCGTTTTTAATATTATCGACACGACGTTGAGTGATGGAAAAATCCTGATCGACGAGTTCCAAGGTGCCGGCAATGCGCAGGGTATTTTCCCGTGGGGTCACGGCAATCTTCTTTTCCACAATCATAATCGGGTAGGTTGGTTGCTTTTCTAATTTGGGCAGTATCATCGCATAGCCCTTTCCACCCAAGATCGGAATGCGCAGACGCAAAAGTTTTGCCAGGGATTTTGACCAACTGCCTGTGGCAATAACAACTTGCTTGGCTTTTATTTCGCCTTGCGAGGTTAAAACCTTGTCCACCTTGTTGCCGGCCATCTCAAGATCCAGCAACTCACAGTTCTCTAGAATCTCACCACCATTTTTGCGAATTTCAGAAGCCATGGCTTGCACGACTTGGAAGGGTTCCCCCATTCCCTCTTGAGAGAAATAAACTCCTCCTAACAAAGGTCCCTTCAAGGCCGGTTCCATTGCCAGAATTTCTTCTCCAGTAAGTTTCTTTCCAGGAACTCCGACATCTTTAACATACTCGAGTTCTTCAACCGCTGCCGCAACACCGGCTGGAGTGCGACTGGCCATTAAAAGACCTTTTTGTTCAAAACGAATTTCTGGGTATTTTTGCCCGAGCTTTTCATACTCGATCAAACTTTTTTGAGAAAGTACCACCAGGGCATCCACGGCGCGACGAGCTTGGGTCGCATTCATAGCCTTCATAAAGTGAAAAAGCCAGGATGCTAAGTCTAAAGAGAAAGAAGGCTTAATATAGAGGGGACCCGCCGGATCGAGCATCCACTTCATGGATTTCATCAACATTCCAGGCATAGGCAGCGGCATGGAGAAGCATGGAGTCATCCAGCCAGCATTGCCGTAAGAACAGCCTCGACCCACATTGCCTTTATCAATAACACAAACACTGGCTCCACGGCGCGAAAGTTCTGCACCAATAGACGTTCCAATGATTCCGGCACCCACAATCAAAATATCAACTTCTTTTCTTTGCATATCCCTATTTGATGAACTTTTCTGTGGAAATGCAAGCATCCCGAATGGAGTTTGATCGCCAAAGTAGGGGGGGGAATATCAGTTCGGATTTTGCGAAAATTTAAATTATTATGGCTAACTTTTGTATGGGCTGGCTAGATTATAAGAATATTGTAATTCACATCTCAGGATCTATTGGAAATTGAAGGCCTTTTAGGTCTGTCTTCGTCCAATATGACATAAATTCAAGGAAATATTTATTGGAGTCTTCCGATAAGAGATCATGCAATTAAATAAGTTTTTTCTTATAATTTTCATTGGTGTTTTCTTCACTTGGTCAGCTTCTGCCGCGACTCATGCAAAGCAGAGCAGTAAGCGCACATCGAAGAAAGTCACTGTTAATAAAAGCCATTCTCGCAAGTCTGTCACAGTTCGAACGAAAAGTAACAGCAAAGCCAATTATAGCCCGGGCAGACTCAAAGCACAAAGTTACTTCCAGGCAAATCCTCGATCAGTTGCTAGCACGTCCCAGCATTCGAAGCACTCTCAAGGAAAGACGCGAGATAAAAAGGGGAAAGTTGCTGGTAACAGTAAGGCCAAAAGTAACTTCAAGAAGACTCATCGCTGATCCCCATAGTTTCACGGGTTAAAGCACTTTCAAAGTTGGATCAAGTCCCATATAATTGCTTCATGTGTGCAAGTTTTGGAGCTGCTAGTGAGTTTAATTTACTTCAGAAGACCTACCATGTAGAGCTTCCACCCATTATTGCGCTGCCTCAGCAAATCATCTTTCCACATACCGAAGCTCCAGTCATTGTCCGGAAGGAAGAGAAGTCACAAGTTCAATTGATGAACTATTCGCTCATCCCCTCATGGTCCAAGGAGCGAAAGCCGAAATTTGCAACCTACAATGCCCGCATTGAGGAAGTTTTGGCCAAGCCCTCATGGAAAGATCCTTTTAAAACCAGACATTGTCTTGTCCCGATTAAGGAGTTTTACGAGTCGGCTTACAAGGGCCGTTTTGCGGGTCATAAGATTTCCATCTTTAATGCTCATCAAGCTTTGCTTACCGCCGCAGGTATCTATGATGAGTGGTATGACCAGAAAACCGGAGAAATTGTGCAGAGCTTTGCAATTCTTACGACTGAACCCACTCAAGAGATACTGGACGCCGGTCACGACAGATCACCTATTTTCCTTCAAGAAACTGCTTGCAAAGAATGGTTGGACGGAAAAATGAGTGGGGAACGTTGGATTGAATTTTTAAAAAATCAAAGATGGGTCGGTGAGCTGGGGTTTAGTCAGTTGGAAAAACTGAAGGGCTATACGGGCCAGCTCTCCCTTTTTGGCGAAGATTGATCTTTCACGTCGAATCTAGTCTTCAAGAAACTTCACATTTCCAGAGGAAATATCGTACATGGCTCCGACCAGGCGAACCTTGTTTTGAGATTCCAGATCTCTAATGATCTG
The nucleotide sequence above comes from Bdellovibrio svalbardensis. Encoded proteins:
- a CDS encoding NAD(P)/FAD-dependent oxidoreductase produces the protein MQRKEVDILIVGAGIIGTSIGAELSRRGASVCVIDKGNVGRGCSYGNAGWMTPCFSMPLPMPGMLMKSMKWMLDPAGPLYIKPSFSLDLASWLFHFMKAMNATQARRAVDALVVLSQKSLIEYEKLGQKYPEIRFEQKGLLMASRTPAGVAAAVEELEYVKDVGVPGKKLTGEEILAMEPALKGPLLGGVYFSQEGMGEPFQVVQAMASEIRKNGGEILENCELLDLEMAGNKVDKVLTSQGEIKAKQVVIATGSWSKSLAKLLRLRIPILGGKGYAMILPKLEKQPTYPIMIVEKKIAVTPRENTLRIAGTLELVDQDFSITQRRVDNIKNGAREFLRLPDTLEVQELWAGLRPCTPDGVPLIGYHKDIPNLMLAVGHQMLGLQSGAGTGLLVADLMENKKPFVDLGVLDVNRF
- a CDS encoding CBS domain-containing protein translates to MRTVANIMTANPKMIGSGDTLTDVLRLFLENGITSSPVINPLGEILGMLSELTLLKAYMLHKTKFLKSDKVGHHIDLLEPVSFVKVSATLAEVLKDMIATPTHRLLVKDDKEKIVGIISPKDLMRAMLGEANPNQNIRQKLLETQAALAQSSKKIETIERRLEVYQKAFQETPYMMHAVNADGKILMANRCEHELLGYEDGELIGKSIYDIYPESVHSEAERGLKTVIEQGFHHITYTTLVKKDGGRIRCDIASSSLLDEGGKFLSTITVLRAIDSEALLRSLHGIVDDINGPLAKYISISEHDKKAKPSKV
- a CDS encoding SOS response-associated peptidase — encoded protein: MCASFGAASEFNLLQKTYHVELPPIIALPQQIIFPHTEAPVIVRKEEKSQVQLMNYSLIPSWSKERKPKFATYNARIEEVLAKPSWKDPFKTRHCLVPIKEFYESAYKGRFAGHKISIFNAHQALLTAAGIYDEWYDQKTGEIVQSFAILTTEPTQEILDAGHDRSPIFLQETACKEWLDGKMSGERWIEFLKNQRWVGELGFSQLEKLKGYTGQLSLFGED